From the Desulfonispora thiosulfatigenes DSM 11270 genome, one window contains:
- the aroB gene encoding 3-dehydroquinate synthase: MEQIKVDLQERSYPIYLGENIIPKLARDLATKYEGRQIIIVSNDEIFTYYGKELLDELTSCDIITEIIPTGEEYKTFHMAEQILSKMIRARFNRDALLIALGGGVVGDLAGFVASIYQRGIDFIQIPTTLLATVDSSVGGKVAVNHTLGKNLIGSFYQPKEVWIDVKVLHTLPEREWKAGLAEVIKYGVIWDKELYEFLEENSTDLTKDNLNLAQKIISRSCRIKAEVVSKDEREENLRAILNFGHTFGHALESATGYNYYRHGEAVAIGMVMAGKLALEIGMWNINEYQKLKNLLVKVGLPIDFPSEISREQIYTNLFLDKKIKDKKLIFILPQSLGQVEIVKNVNIEIVKELIQKFRA, encoded by the coding sequence GTGGAGCAAATAAAGGTTGATTTACAGGAACGAAGTTATCCTATTTATCTAGGGGAAAACATTATTCCTAAACTGGCTAGAGATTTAGCTACTAAATATGAAGGTCGTCAAATCATTATTGTTAGTAATGATGAAATTTTCACCTATTATGGTAAGGAATTATTAGATGAGCTTACTTCGTGCGATATTATTACAGAAATTATTCCTACAGGAGAAGAATATAAAACTTTTCATATGGCGGAGCAAATATTAAGTAAAATGATTAGAGCGCGTTTTAATCGCGACGCTTTATTAATCGCTTTAGGTGGAGGCGTAGTTGGTGATTTAGCGGGTTTTGTGGCAAGTATTTATCAAAGAGGAATAGATTTTATTCAAATACCAACTACTCTCTTAGCAACTGTAGATAGTAGTGTCGGGGGAAAGGTTGCCGTAAATCATACCCTTGGAAAAAATTTAATAGGATCTTTTTATCAACCTAAAGAAGTCTGGATTGATGTGAAGGTTTTACATACATTACCGGAACGAGAATGGAAGGCTGGTTTAGCTGAGGTAATTAAATATGGTGTGATTTGGGATAAAGAATTATATGAATTTTTAGAAGAAAATTCTACAGATTTAACTAAGGATAATTTAAATTTAGCTCAAAAAATAATTAGTAGATCATGCAGGATAAAGGCTGAAGTGGTAAGTAAAGATGAACGCGAAGAAAATTTACGGGCAATTTTGAATTTTGGACATACATTTGGTCATGCCTTAGAAAGTGCTACCGGGTATAATTATTACCGTCATGGGGAAGCAGTAGCGATTGGGATGGTTATGGCAGGAAAGCTTGCCCTAGAGATTGGTATGTGGAATATAAATGAATATCAAAAACTTAAAAATTTATTGGTTAAGGTAGGTCTGCCTATTGATTTTCCTTCAGAAATATCACGCGAACAAATTTATACTAATTTATTTTTAGATAAGAAAATAAAGGATAAAAAATTGATTTTTATTTTACCACAGAGTCTAGGACAGGTTGAAATCGTAAAAAATGTAAATATAGAAATAGTCAAAGAGTTAATCCAGAAATTTAGGGCGTAA
- a CDS encoding DUF3243 family protein, with product MFNNKKGLGLDDFPEEVQDVIKDGKKHGVTDEMMSKGMVSIGNMMAKFVKPDSPEEALIKEMWQVADDEEKSTMANLVLKVGKDK from the coding sequence TTGTTTAACAATAAAAAAGGTTTAGGTTTAGATGATTTTCCAGAAGAAGTACAAGATGTCATTAAGGATGGTAAAAAACATGGTGTTACCGATGAAATGATGTCTAAAGGTATGGTGAGTATAGGTAATATGATGGCTAAATTTGTTAAGCCTGATTCACCAGAAGAAGCGTTAATTAAAGAAATGTGGCAAGTAGCAGATGATGAAGAAAAATCTACTATGGCTAATTTAGTCTTAAAGGTTGGCAAAGACAAATAA
- a CDS encoding N-acetylmuramoyl-L-alanine amidase family protein, translating into MRRSFFIVINLNLRLLLTFSIFLILIMFLGFSNPALRAFSNDARDTLIVIDPGHGGIDGGAVHGTEMEKNINLDFSLKLYEELKDDKFNVVMTRDSDVSLEDKSEITASRYLMDLNGRKSIINNSNAKVFVSIHSDAQPLNLDKRGVTIFYYPTSVESKNVAEEIAQNIDEVVYKKMLKNPELKSTVIPRNLYVLRESSVPGVLIEVGFLTNAEDKKLLVDSKYQEKMALAIKKGLIEYLKTN; encoded by the coding sequence ATGCGTAGAAGCTTTTTTATAGTTATAAATCTCAATCTCAGGTTATTATTAACCTTTTCAATATTTTTAATTTTAATAATGTTCCTAGGATTTTCAAATCCTGCTTTAAGAGCATTTAGTAACGATGCTAGGGATACTTTAATCGTAATAGATCCTGGGCATGGTGGGATAGATGGAGGAGCTGTTCATGGCACAGAAATGGAAAAGAATATCAACTTAGATTTTTCCTTGAAATTATATGAAGAGTTAAAGGATGATAAATTTAATGTGGTAATGACTAGAGATAGTGATGTCTCTTTAGAAGATAAAAGCGAAATAACGGCTTCAAGATATTTAATGGACTTAAATGGAAGAAAAAGTATTATTAATAATAGTAATGCCAAGGTTTTTGTTAGCATACATAGTGATGCCCAGCCTCTTAATCTTGATAAGCGGGGAGTTACTATATTTTATTATCCTACATCAGTTGAAAGTAAAAATGTTGCTGAAGAAATTGCCCAAAATATTGATGAAGTAGTTTATAAAAAAATGCTAAAAAACCCAGAATTAAAATCCACAGTTATACCTCGTAATTTATATGTACTAAGGGAATCAAGTGTTCCAGGGGTACTGATAGAAGTAGGTTTTTTAACAAATGCTGAAGATAAAAAGCTATTAGTAGATAGTAAATATCAAGAAAAAATGGCTCTAGCAATAAAAAAAGGTTTAATAGAGTATCTAAAGACAAATTAA
- the aroC gene encoding chorismate synthase, whose product MLRYLTSGESHGKALVAIVEGFPAGFEISEEYINKQLKKRQGGHGRGGRMAIETDKVQIIAGVRDGKSMGSPITLMIENKDWENWQNIMQAAKGAHIEERKVTKPRPGHADLTGTIKYNHKDVRNVLERASARETAIRVAVGALAECILQHFEIDVFGHVVKIATVDAKVNYENLNEELYNTPLYCTDEVATGEMIKIIDEAKNNGDSLGGIVEVVAKNVPKGLGSYVHWDRKLDARLAYAVMSIQAIKAVELGAGFNSANLSGSELHDEIYFSGEKGFYHETNNSGGIEGGMSNGEPIILRAAMKPIPTLYKPLKSVDYFTKEQYEASVERSDSCAVSAAAIVAQSVVSLEIANSFLEKFAGDNLQEIEGNYENYVNYLAEINEVSR is encoded by the coding sequence GTGCTCAGATATTTAACAAGTGGGGAGTCGCACGGTAAGGCGTTGGTCGCTATTGTGGAAGGATTTCCGGCTGGTTTTGAGATAAGTGAAGAATACATAAATAAACAATTAAAGAAACGTCAAGGTGGCCATGGCAGGGGCGGACGTATGGCTATTGAAACTGATAAAGTACAAATAATTGCAGGTGTTCGTGATGGAAAATCTATGGGTAGTCCGATTACCCTTATGATTGAAAATAAAGACTGGGAAAACTGGCAAAATATTATGCAAGCAGCTAAGGGCGCTCATATTGAGGAAAGAAAGGTGACTAAGCCTCGCCCAGGGCACGCTGATTTAACAGGAACAATTAAATATAATCATAAAGATGTGCGTAATGTTTTAGAAAGAGCAAGTGCAAGAGAAACCGCTATCAGAGTAGCAGTGGGAGCTCTTGCTGAATGTATTTTACAGCATTTTGAGATTGATGTTTTTGGGCACGTTGTGAAAATTGCGACAGTAGATGCAAAGGTTAATTATGAAAATTTAAACGAAGAATTATATAATACACCTCTTTATTGTACGGATGAAGTGGCTACTGGTGAAATGATTAAGATTATTGATGAAGCGAAGAATAATGGCGACTCCTTAGGGGGAATAGTAGAAGTAGTAGCAAAAAATGTCCCTAAGGGTTTAGGCAGTTATGTGCATTGGGATCGTAAATTAGATGCGCGTCTTGCTTATGCTGTTATGAGTATTCAGGCAATTAAGGCGGTTGAACTAGGTGCAGGTTTTAACAGTGCCAATTTAAGTGGTTCTGAGCTTCATGATGAAATTTATTTTTCCGGTGAAAAAGGTTTTTATCATGAAACTAATAATTCTGGGGGCATTGAAGGTGGGATGAGTAATGGAGAGCCGATCATTCTACGGGCAGCAATGAAGCCAATTCCTACTTTATATAAGCCACTTAAAAGCGTTGATTATTTTACCAAGGAACAATACGAAGCATCAGTAGAAAGATCAGATAGCTGTGCTGTTTCTGCTGCGGCTATTGTGGCGCAAAGTGTAGTTTCACTGGAAATAGCTAATAGCTTTTTAGAAAAATTTGCAGGTGATAATTTGCAAGAAATAGAGGGTAATTATGAGAACTATGTAAATTATTTAGCTGAAATTAACGAAGTAAGTAGGTGA
- a CDS encoding DUF421 domain-containing protein produces the protein MLTIVVRTLIIYFTLLVFMRIMGKREIGQLSAIDFVVAIAIAELGAIPMEDPNIPLLRGLIPIALLATFQISLSLLCLKNNLFRKVIYGKPNILISNGIIKQKEMKSARYNIDDLLTQLREKSVFNVADVEYAILETSGQLTVSLKPEKRALCPEDMKMNMDFEGIPTTLVDDGEVNYQALGHLGKDMDWLQQEIIKRNIDGLQNVFFANITPKGSVYMVEREEKRKAKNKTSKTS, from the coding sequence ATGTTAACTATAGTTGTAAGAACTCTGATTATATATTTTACACTTTTAGTATTTATGAGAATTATGGGTAAAAGAGAAATTGGTCAATTATCAGCGATTGATTTTGTAGTAGCAATTGCTATTGCAGAGTTAGGCGCTATTCCTATGGAGGATCCAAATATCCCTTTATTAAGAGGCTTAATACCTATTGCTCTTTTAGCTACCTTTCAGATTAGTTTATCCTTACTTTGTCTTAAAAATAATTTATTTCGTAAGGTTATTTATGGTAAACCAAATATATTGATATCCAATGGAATTATCAAACAAAAAGAAATGAAGTCCGCAAGGTATAATATTGATGACTTACTGACACAACTTCGTGAAAAAAGTGTATTTAATGTTGCTGATGTTGAGTATGCTATTTTAGAAACCTCAGGTCAGTTAACAGTTTCTTTAAAGCCTGAAAAGCGTGCACTATGCCCTGAAGATATGAAAATGAATATGGATTTTGAAGGAATTCCTACTACATTAGTTGATGATGGAGAAGTAAATTATCAAGCTTTAGGTCACTTGGGTAAAGATATGGATTGGTTACAGCAAGAAATTATTAAACGAAATATAGACGGTTTACAAAACGTATTTTTTGCTAATATAACTCCTAAAGGAAGTGTTTATATGGTGGAAAGGGAAGAAAAAAGAAAGGCTAAAAATAAAACTAGCAAAACAAGTTAA